Below is a window of Roseivirga misakiensis DNA.
ATTTATCGGAAGACACTGAAAAAGTGAATATTACGGATATTGATACTATTGTTGTTCCAGCCCGTGAAGATGGGTTCAATGAGGTATTCATTGGTGAAGATTGTTGGTATGCCATTCGTCTAAATTCTTCCATGATTCCGATGATCAAATATATAGCAGCTTATCAGGTAGCTCCTATATCCGCAATAACACATATTGCAGAGGTGAAATCAATTGATCAATACAAAGACACGAATAAGTATATATTGACCTTTACTGATCCTGCTGAAAAAGTTAAAAAGGTTTCGATTGGAAAAATTAAAGGAAAAGCTCCTCAGAGCCCTCGTTATTCTTCTAAAGAAAGAATATTAAAGGCGAAGTCATTAGACGAGGTTTTTTAACATTACTATTCTTGTACAATCTCATGTGCGTTACTTTAACCTCTGAACCTCAATTATCTATTATAAAATTTTAAATCCCAAGCTTAGTTTTCCTTTACCAACCCCACCACAAACCTCGTCAGACCACTATCTCTGCTATAAGTTAGTGTACCTCCATGCGCTCTGACGATATTGCGAGAAAGCGCCAAGCCAATTCCTGAACCATCTGCTTTGGTCGTATAAAACGGAACAAATATCTCCTGTACTCTATCTTCAGACACGCCAGCCCCATTATCAATTACTTGAATCAACATACGTTCATCGATTTTAGAGACATTCACCCAAATCGATGCATTATTCACTGCTCTAACAGCATCCAGCGCATTCTTAATCAAATTAATCAGCACTTGAGTCATCAAATGACGGTCTATCTTCAATGGACCATTGAAATTGTCTTCGTACACGATGGATATGGCATCTTCAGGCTGCATAAGTGAAGACAAAGAATCAAGGAGTTCTTTGCTTTGAACGAGTTCCAAGTGAGGTGCCACTGGACGATTGATTTGCTTATAAGCTTCCACAAATTTGAGCATACCCTCAGTGCGTACCTCTATGGCTTCAAGACTCTTAGCAACGTTTTTCTGATCTCTTTCAGCAAGTGATTCTAGCGCTTCATCTTTGATCAGTTTTTTGTTGACTACTCGAATAAGAGAAAGGATAGGAGTAGTCGAGTTCATAATCTCGTGCGTCATTACGCGCATCAGTTTTTGGTAGCTTTCTAACTCTTTGGCATCCAAAGAACTTCGTATATCGGCAAGAGAAACCAAGCGATAAGGCTTTCCTTTTAGTTTGAAAGACTCACTCTTGACAAAAAGTTTTTGTCCGTTTTTATGATCGATCCATTCGGTACTTATTCCTTCGCCTTTCTTAAATACCTGATAGATTTGAGGATAGTCTGCTTCAAATTTATCGATATGAATAAAATCGGTGATTTCAAGCAGCTTGCTAAAGGCCTTGTTGCTGAAAACCACTTCTCCGGTCTCTTTAAAACAAATTACAGCTACCGATACATGCCTTAATACGGTCTGCAAAAGCCTGAATTCTGCCTCTTTATTGGTTTGAAGAGATTCCATTCGCTCGGTGATCAAGTTGTAGGCCTTTTCTAAGTCTTTGCTATTGGTTTGTTTCTGATAAGTTCTGCTATAGTCTCCAAATGAGATGGCATTTAGAAAATTCGCCCAGTTTCTTTCCTGTTTTCTCAAATACCAAGTCATCTCAATGGACATAATCAAAATAAGCATGGCAAACATAACGGGGGTCACGGATAAATCAGTTTCGAGATATGAATAACACATACCGATCGCTAGGCCAACAATGATGATGACGCGTATGAATACGTAAAAGAAGCTCGTTTTAAATGTCATACTTCTTTAATTTTCTATAGAGTGTATTTCTGCCGATACCAAGCTCATTCGCTGCATGAGTAATGTTTCCCGCGTGTCGCTCCATTACCTCTACAATTTTCAGTTTCTCTACTTCATAAAGGTTATCAGCTTTCTTTTCTGATTCATCGGCACCCTTAAATGATTCATGGCTATCCATAATGACCATTCGCTCAATTGTATTTTTGAGCTCTCTAATATTTCCAGGCCAATGATAATCTTCCAATGATCTTAACTGAGTTTTATCGAGTTTAAATTTTCGCTCATATTTCTGATTAAAGTGCTGTAGAAAGTGATCTACAAGCGATTTTATATCCTCACGTCTGTTTCTGAGTGGTGGAAGGTCAATGTGTACCGTGTTAATTCTAAATAGGAGATCTTGCCGAAATTGACTTGTATCGCTAAGTTCTTCAAGCGTTTTGTGGGTGGTGCTAATTAAACGGATATCAATGGCTCTCGGCCTGTGATCACCCACACGACTTACCGCTCTGTTTTGTAATGCCGAAAGCATCTTGGTTTGAAGGACTAGGGGTAGGTTCCCAATTTCGTCCAGTAATAGCGTACCCAAATTGGCTCCTTCCATCAGGCCTGTTTTGTCTTCAGTAGCATCGGTAAATGCTCCTTGCATGTGACCAAATAGGGTAGATTCAAACAAACCTGAGGAAATGGCACTGAGGTCTGCATTAATGAATGGTTGCGCGGCCCTAGCAGATTGTTGATGGATAAGCCTTGCGAGCATCTCTTTTCCTGTACCATGTGGACCAGTAATGAGTACTGAAGCTTCTGTATTGGCTACTTTGGAAACCATTTTCATCATATGTTGCATGGCCGTAGACTGACCTACAATCATGCTCCCAAGCTGGTTGGATTGATGGATAAGTAAATTCCTGCTATCTGTTACTTCTGCTAAATCTTCCTGCGTTTTAGCCAGATTTAGCCCTGCCTGTACAGTGGCTACAAGTTTTTCATTAGAGAAGGGTTTTTCTAAGAAGTCCGTCGCCCCTTGCTTTAGAGATTGAACGGCAACATCAAGGAAGCCATGTGCTGTCAGTACAATGATAGAGATATGAGGCTTTAGGTCTTTAAATTTCTTGATCCATGCCAGACCTTCCGCACCATCTGAGTCGCCAATGGCAAAGTTGAGATCGAGTAGAATTACTTTTATATCCGAAGTTTCTAGTAAGGAGATAGCGCTATTTGGGTGCTCCAAGGTTTGAATTTCACCGAAAGCATCTTCCAATACCATGCTTATGGTGTGAAGCATTAAATCATCATCGTCTATTGCGAGTATTTCCACAAATAAATATAGTAATTTACTGTTCTAGGTTGGAACAGTAGCATGTACTTATGCGATCACTTTCGACCTTGATTGTTAGAAAATATAGTATATGCAATAGATAATCAGTTAGTTACGATTTATGGCAAGCCTTTAGCCTATTAATGGTCAAACGCAAACTATTATGACTAAGACATTCTTTCTTTCCATCATTCGTAACCTCTGGAAAAACAGAGTCACTTCTGCTATTAACGTTGTAGCGCTTACGCTTGGACTCAGTAGTCTTCTATTTCTATATGTACAGGAGCGATACGAACAAAACTTCGACACAAACCAACCACTGGTTGATCAAATATATCGAGTCAATCTGAGCATAGATTATCCAAATGGCCTACAAAAAACTGGACTTACACAGTCTATGTTAGCTAAGTCGTTGAGGACTGAATATCCAGAGTTAAAAAGTGTTATTCAGACTTTTGGGCCTAGCAATACCTTGGTGAGTATCAACCCTGGTACTAGAGCTGAGCGGGTGTTTGAGGAAGGTAGAAAGCTATTGATGGCTGATAGTGCCTTTCTAAGAAACTTCGACTACGATTTTATTGCTGGAAACAAACGAACGGCCCTAGATGATCGAAACTCACTCGTACTTTCTACCAAAATGGTTGAGAAGTATTACCCAGAGTACGTAGGCAAAGAGGCTGGTATATTAGGCAAAGAGGTTGTGCTTTTCGATTCCATTCGTGTGTACATCACAGGTGTCATCGATAACCCACCAAGTAATAGCAATATTCCATTTCAACTGTTATCCACTGCCGAAACTTACTATAGAATTAACCCTTGGGATAGAGATAATTGGGGAAACCTGTCGTCAGGTTTGACATGGATTGTCTTGAAGGATGGTCAAAAGCCAGAGGATTTTGAATCGCGTTTTCCTCAAATGGTGGATAAGTACCGAACTAAAGATGATGCAGAGATCAGCACTTACAGCCTGATTAACCTAAAAGATGTCCATAATGATCCACAGTGGGGATTTTCTGGAAACTATACGAACGACCCTACGATGGCGATAGCCTTTTGGGCACTGAGCATTTTTATTGCGCTTTCGGCTTGCATCAACTTTATCAATATTCAAACGGCGCAAGTGATCACTCGTTCTAAAGAAGTTGGTGTTAGAAAGGTTTTAGGCGGAAGTCGTGGTCAGTTAATTATGCAGTTTTTGGTAGAAACAGTCTTCCTAACTACAATCTCGTTCTTTTTGGCTATTTGGATCACTGAATTGGCCTTAACAGGATGGAATGGTTTGCTCACGATTGTACAAATGAACATGCAAATCGATCAATCGGCTTGGTTATTCGGTATAGTGCTCATTTTCGGGATCAGTTTACTGGCTGGAATTTATCCAGCGATTAAATTATCCGCCTATAAGCCTTCGGAAGCATTACGCAGTGGATTTTCAGGTTTAACCGCTAAAAAGTCTGGCTTAAATATGCGCCAAATATTGGTAGTGACTCAATTTAGCATTACCCAATTGATGATTATCGGTACTATCGTGGTCTCTGTACAAATGAAGTATTTCATTAACAAAGACTTAGGTTTTGATAAAGAGCAGATGTTAACGATTACGGCTTACCAGCCTGATCGTAACAAAGTAGATCAATTGACCCAAGTAATTGAGTCTATGCCAGAAGTTATTTCTTATAACTTCGGTTCTGGTCCGGCGATGGATGCCGGTAGTTATGGCACTACTTTCAGAGAAGTAGGTCATGACGAAAAAGGAGAAATTAGATCACGAAATAAGTTTGTAGATCATCGTTTTATCAGCAATTATAATATAGAACTAGTGGCTGGTAGAAATTTCCGCGCCGATGAATACAATGATACGATTGAGGCATTTATCGTTAACGAAAGGTTTGTAAAGGAACTTTCTGTAGAAAACCCACAAGAGGCGATCGGCAAGTTGATAGACTGCTATGGTACTCGTGCAAGAATCGTTGGCGTAACCAAAGATTTTCATTTAGATCGATTAGACTTAGAAATCGAACCTCTTATTATGTTCCCATGGTGTGAACAAGTCAACAGTGTGGATTTAAAGATCGCCTCAAGTAATCTTCCTTCGGCCCTGAAAACCTTGGAAGAAGCTTGGTTGACTGTTTTTCCAACTAGAGCTTTCCGATACCGTACTGTGGATGACTACATTACTGATAGCTACATCGTCGAAGATATTATGTTGAA
It encodes the following:
- a CDS encoding sensor histidine kinase, giving the protein MTFKTSFFYVFIRVIIIVGLAIGMCYSYLETDLSVTPVMFAMLILIMSIEMTWYLRKQERNWANFLNAISFGDYSRTYQKQTNSKDLEKAYNLITERMESLQTNKEAEFRLLQTVLRHVSVAVICFKETGEVVFSNKAFSKLLEITDFIHIDKFEADYPQIYQVFKKGEGISTEWIDHKNGQKLFVKSESFKLKGKPYRLVSLADIRSSLDAKELESYQKLMRVMTHEIMNSTTPILSLIRVVNKKLIKDEALESLAERDQKNVAKSLEAIEVRTEGMLKFVEAYKQINRPVAPHLELVQSKELLDSLSSLMQPEDAISIVYEDNFNGPLKIDRHLMTQVLINLIKNALDAVRAVNNASIWVNVSKIDERMLIQVIDNGAGVSEDRVQEIFVPFYTTKADGSGIGLALSRNIVRAHGGTLTYSRDSGLTRFVVGLVKEN
- a CDS encoding sigma-54-dependent transcriptional regulator; the protein is MEILAIDDDDLMLHTISMVLEDAFGEIQTLEHPNSAISLLETSDIKVILLDLNFAIGDSDGAEGLAWIKKFKDLKPHISIIVLTAHGFLDVAVQSLKQGATDFLEKPFSNEKLVATVQAGLNLAKTQEDLAEVTDSRNLLIHQSNQLGSMIVGQSTAMQHMMKMVSKVANTEASVLITGPHGTGKEMLARLIHQQSARAAQPFINADLSAISSGLFESTLFGHMQGAFTDATEDKTGLMEGANLGTLLLDEIGNLPLVLQTKMLSALQNRAVSRVGDHRPRAIDIRLISTTHKTLEELSDTSQFRQDLLFRINTVHIDLPPLRNRREDIKSLVDHFLQHFNQKYERKFKLDKTQLRSLEDYHWPGNIRELKNTIERMVIMDSHESFKGADESEKKADNLYEVEKLKIVEVMERHAGNITHAANELGIGRNTLYRKLKKYDI
- a CDS encoding FtsX-like permease family protein, encoding MTKTFFLSIIRNLWKNRVTSAINVVALTLGLSSLLFLYVQERYEQNFDTNQPLVDQIYRVNLSIDYPNGLQKTGLTQSMLAKSLRTEYPELKSVIQTFGPSNTLVSINPGTRAERVFEEGRKLLMADSAFLRNFDYDFIAGNKRTALDDRNSLVLSTKMVEKYYPEYVGKEAGILGKEVVLFDSIRVYITGVIDNPPSNSNIPFQLLSTAETYYRINPWDRDNWGNLSSGLTWIVLKDGQKPEDFESRFPQMVDKYRTKDDAEISTYSLINLKDVHNDPQWGFSGNYTNDPTMAIAFWALSIFIALSACINFINIQTAQVITRSKEVGVRKVLGGSRGQLIMQFLVETVFLTTISFFLAIWITELALTGWNGLLTIVQMNMQIDQSAWLFGIVLIFGISLLAGIYPAIKLSAYKPSEALRSGFSGLTAKKSGLNMRQILVVTQFSITQLMIIGTIVVSVQMKYFINKDLGFDKEQMLTITAYQPDRNKVDQLTQVIESMPEVISYNFGSGPAMDAGSYGTTFREVGHDEKGEIRSRNKFVDHRFISNYNIELVAGRNFRADEYNDTIEAFIVNERFVKELSVENPQEAIGKLIDCYGTRARIVGVTKDFHLDRLDLEIEPLIMFPWCEQVNSVDLKIASSNLPSALKTLEEAWLTVFPTRAFRYRTVDDYITDSYIVEDIMLKSVRIFSLVAIIIGCLGLYGLVSFMATKRTKEIGIRKVLGASFGQILFSFSRRFYVLTFIAFLLSAPLAYKAMEVWLDNYKYRISLSWELFAFGLLVTFTLTLLTVGYISLKAARTNPAETLQIE